Proteins encoded together in one Quercus lobata isolate SW786 chromosome 3, ValleyOak3.0 Primary Assembly, whole genome shotgun sequence window:
- the LOC115982590 gene encoding putative disease resistance protein RGA4, whose product MKLRDAIYDAVDLLSDFSTEDLRQRVMGGDKMAKKVRTFFSSSNQLAFRLTMAHKIKAMRERLNAIANDRNNFQLVEQPLQRRVETRERDQTHSFVGEEEVIGREDDKKNIIDLLLNFDVEENVSFISIVGIGGLGKTTLAQYVYNDEKVKTYFELKMWVCVSDLFEVKTIAEKILGSATSTKLENLDMDQLQNKLRTELNQKKYLLVLDDVWNEDNEKWCNLKRLLMGGLKGSKVVITTRTKLVAEITSTILPYNLEGLSEKQSWLLFKQMAFKKEQETIDPNLEVIGKDIIQKCQGVPLVIKTLGRVLYFKKTEDEWSYIKDNELSNVTRGENDKGILLILKLSYDHLPSHLKCCFAYCSLFPKDQEIPKLTLIQLWIAQGFIQLLDEKISLEDVANEYCMELIWRSFFQEAEDDHLRNITSFKMHDLIHDLAQLISRTECTLVNSNAIRVNEKVHHLSFPSYNVFEKNLSSFVKAKKIRTFILTSYSSLYDEEVEEESTLNKLISSFRCLRVLDLHGLNIVTVPNSIDKLAYLKYLDLSENDIEVLPSSIIRLLNLQTIKLSKCGKLKELPRGIQKLVNLKHLDIYGCDSLTHMPSGLGELTSLQTLQLFIVSKDTVGSSSKHCNGLVEPNKLSSLRGELQIKNLAWIKDVTSEAKAANLKDKHHLRNLKLSWNWDDNNEAHVRDAEILLEGLQPHHTLKYLDVEGYQGIRFSSWLPLLTSLVHLRIWKSDCLYLPPLYQLPNLQYLYLQSLASLEYISDQEIIDEVFPPLASSSTTFFPSLKSLQLLDCPNLKGWWRRDIVKDNSDNYNEDVPTMTSTLSHQSQHHIPLPYFPCLSYLEILNCSKLIYMPLFPYLEKGLLLNNANLKPFQQTVEMMMVPSSSSAYPPFSKLKHLSLSQMQDIESLPEYLLQNLTSLEYLEIWGCPRLKSLSQFMQILTSLKKLQIGDCEEIDLFNDESDDATQCVTTLQVLEISNVPRLINLPEWIKNLTSLRRLKIDECPNLTSIPKGFSSLTSLQNLQIWRCPNLSSLPEGINSLTSLQNLQIWRCTNLTSLPEGISNLTALQRLQIHGCPNLISLPEGISNLISIQKLQIHSCPKLISLPKGIGNLTSLQWLEICGCPNLTSLLEGIGELTSLQTLEIDGLPNLTLLPEGIKNLTSLQRLKIDECANLTSLTEGISNLTSLQILAIRNCLNLTSLPEGMCRLTSLQSLMISKCPHLERRCQEGIGEDWPNIAHIPNFQYHF is encoded by the coding sequence ATGAAGCTCAGAGACGCAATATATGATGCTGTTGACTTGTTGAGTGATTTCTCCACTGAAGATTTGCGGCAAAGGGTGATGGGTGGTGATAAAATGGCAAAGAAGGTACGTACTTTCTTTTCGAGCTCAAACCAACTTGCTTTTCGTCTTACTATGGCtcacaaaataaaagcaatgaGGGAGAGACTTAATGCAATAGCAAATGATAGGAACAATTTCCAACTGGTAGAACAGCCTTTACAGAGAAGGGTTGAAACTAGGGAAAGGGACCAAACTCACTCATTTGTAGGTGAAGAGGAAGTTATTGGGAGAGAAGACGATAAGAAGAACATCATAGATCTATTATTGAACTTTGATGTGGAAGAAAATGTCTCATTCATATCCATAGTTGGGATCGGTGGGTTAGGAAAAACTACACTTGCTCAATATGTATATAATGATGAGAAGGTGAagacttattttgagttaaagaTGTGGGTGTGTGTCTCTGATCTCTTTGAAGTGAAAACAATTGCTGAAAAGATACTTGGATCTGCAACTAGTACAAAACTTGAAAACCTTGATATGGATCAACTGCAAAATAAACTTCGCACAGAACTCAACCAAAAGAAGTACTTACTTGTGTTGGATGATGTGTGGAATGAGGATAATGAGAAATGGTGTAATTTGAAGAGACTTTTGATGGGTGGTTTAAAGGGAAGTAAGGTGGTGATAACTACACGGACCAAATTGGTTGCAGAGATTACAAGCACGATCCTACCATATAATCTAGAAGGCCTATCAGAAAAACAATCTTGgttgttatttaaacaaatgGCATTTAAAAAAGAGCAAGAGACCATCGATCCTAACCTCGAAGTAATTGGAAAGGACATCATACAAAAATGTCAAGGAGTGCCTCTTGTAATAAAGACATTGGGGAGAGTATTATACTTCAAAAAAACAGAGGATGAATGGTCTTATATCAAGGATAATGAACTTTCAAATGTAACTCGGGGAGAAAATGATAAGGGTATTTTACTGATTCTTAAATTAAGTTACGATCATCTTCCATCACATTTAAAGTGTTGTTTCGCTTATTGTTCATTGTTTCCTAAAGATCAAGAGATTCCAAAGCTAACATTGATACAACTATGGATAGCACAAGGGTTTATCCAATTATTAGATGAAAAGATATCGTTAGAGGATGTTGCAAATGAGTACTGCATGGAACTAATTTGGAGGTCCTTCTTCCAAGAAGCAGAAGATGATCACTTGAGGAATATAACTAGTTTTAAAATGCATGATTTAATCCATGATCTTGCACAATTAATCTCAAGGACTGAGTGCACACTTGTTAATTCTAATGCAATAAGGGTCAATGAAAAAGTACATCACCTATCATTTCCATCTTACAATGTTTTTGAGAAGAATTTAAGCTCTTTTGTCAAAGCAAAGAAGATACGTACATTTATTTTGACATCCTATTCCTCGTTATATGATGAGGAAGTAGAGGAAGAATCAACTCTCAATAAACTTATTTCTAGTTTTAGATGCTTGCGTGTGTTAGACCTACATGGTTTAAATATTGTGACAGTCCCAAATTCCATAGATAAGTTGGCATATCTAAAGTATCTTGATCTTTCGGAGAATGACATTGAAGTTCTTCCTAGTTCTATTATTAGATTGCTGAATTTGCAAACAATAAAGCTTTCTAAATGTGGGAAGCTTAAAGAGTTACCAAGAGGCATTCAGAAGTTGGTTAACCTCAAGCATCTTGATATATATGGTTGTGACAGTTTGACTCATATGCCAAGTGGATTAGGGGAGTTGACTTCTCTACAGACATTACAGCTATTCATTGTGAGTAAGGACACTGTAGGGTCGTCCTCCAAGCATTGCAATGGACTAGTAGAACCAAACAAGCTAAGCAGCTTGAGAGGagaattacaaattaaaaatttggcaTGGATAAAAGATGTTACCTCAGAAGCTAAGGCAGCAAATTTGAAAGACAAGCACCATcttagaaatttgaaattaagtTGGAATTGGGATGATAATAATGAAGCTCATGTCCGTGATGCTGAAATCTTGTTGGAAGGTCTCCAACCACACCAtactttaaaatatttggaTGTGGAAGGGTACCAGGGTATAAGATTTTCGAGTTGGCTTCCTTTGCTAACAAGCCTTGTTCATTTGAGAATATGGAAGTCTGATTGCCTATATCTACCTCCATTGTATCAACTCCCCAATCTCCAATATCTATATCTTCAAAGTCTGGCTAGTTTGGAATACATATCAGATCAGGAAATCATTGATGAGGTATTTCCTCCATTGGCATCATCGTCAACAACATTTTTCCCATCCCTAAAGTCACTCCAACTTTTGGATTGCCCTAATCTAAAGGGATGGTGGAGGAGGGATATTGTAAAAGACAATAGTGATAATTATAACGAGGATGTGCCAACAATGACATCAACATTGAGTCATCAATCTCAGCATCATATACCATTGCCTTACTTTCCTTGTCTTTCTTACCTGGAAATCTTGAATTGTAGTAAGCTGATTTACATGCCATTGTTTCCATATCTTGAAAAAGGGTTACTACTAAACAATGCCAACTTGAAGCCATTTCAACAGACAGTGGAAATGATGATGGTCCCTTCCTCCTCGTCCGCTTACCCACCTTTCTCCAAATTAAAGCATTTGTCTTTGTCTCAGATGCAGGATATAGAATCTTTGCCAGAGTATTTGTTACAAAACTTGACTTCCCTTGAGTATCTAGAGATTTGGGGGTGCCCTAGACTGAAATCTCTTTCTCAATTTATGCAAATTTTGACCTCTCTTAAGAAGCTGCAAATTGGGGATTGCGAGGAGATTGATCTGTTTAATGACGAGAGTGATGATGCCACTCAATGTGTTACAACTCTGCAAGTGCTTGAGATTTCAAATGTTCCTCGCTTGATTAATTTACCAGAATGGATCAAAAACCTCACATCACTTCGGAGGCTCAAAATTGACGAATGCCCCAATCTGACATCAATTCCAAAAGGGTTCAGCAGCCTCACATCACTTCAAAACCTTCAAATTTGGAGATGCCCCAATCTGTCATCACTTCCTGAAGGGATCAACAGCCTCACTTCACTTCAAAACCTTCAAATTTGGAGATGCACCAATTTGACATCACTTCCTGAAGGAATCAGCAACCTCACTGCACTTCAAAGGCTTCAAATTCATGGATGTCCTAATTTGATATCACTTCCAGAAGGGATAAGCAACCTTATATCAATTCAAAAGCTTCAAATTCACAGTTGTCCTAAATTGATATCACTTCCTAAAGGGATTGGTAATCTCACATCACTTCAATGGCTTGAAATTTGTGGATGCCCCAATCTGACATCTCTTCTCGAAGGGATCGGCGAGCTCACATCACTTCAGACTCTTGAAATTGATGGATTGCCTAATCTGACATTGCTTCCTGAAGGGATCAAAAACCTCACATCCCTTCAGAGGCTTAAAATTGATGAATGCGCCAATTTGACATCACTTACGGAAGGGATCAGCAATCTCACATCACTTCAAATCCTTGCAATTCGCAATTGCCTCAATCTGACATCACTTCCAGAGGGAATGTGTCGTCTCACCTCTTTACAAAGCTTGATGATTAGCAAATGTCCCCACTTGGAGAGAAGATGCCAGGAGGGAATTGGCGAGGATTGGCCTAATATTGCTCACATCCCAAAttttcaatatcatttttaa